The genomic window CTCTCTGGCATTTGCTCGAACGTCCAAGCCGTTGCTGCTTGCTGCCAGATGTGTGCCTCAAACATTCGGTCGATCGGGAAATGGAGGTGCTCGAATTCCTTCTCTGCGGTCGAAAGATCGAGCTTGATATCTCGTCCGAAGTTTTCGCGAATGACGCGATCCTCTGGAACCGAAACAATCGCCTCACTCCTGGCCACCTCGTCGTCCAAGGCGGCGCGAATGTCGAAATAGAAATGCAACTTGATTGGGCGCTTCTTAACGGTCTGGGTCGCGACCGGCACCGTGGAGTATGTCGATTGGTACAGCGAAGTCATCCGCTGCTGCCCGTCCAAAAGATAAGCCTCAATGTCCTTTGAAGGCGCAGGCGCTCCCTCAACGGGCCGGACAGCGAATGACACCTCACCGCTTGCATCGAGGGTCATCAAAGCGCCAACTGGAAAGCCTTCGGAAATCGAAGCTAGCAAATCCGTAATGCGATCCTGGTCCCAAACCCATCCACGCTGAAAATCAGGAAGCTGAAGCTTGCCCTCATGGCAATCGCGCATGAGGTCGCTCAGCTTGTAAGGATTCGTCTGAAATGAAGTCGTCAAGATTGCCCCCTGCGCAGTATTCGCGGGAGCAATTGACTTTACAGCCGCTTATTTAGCAAGAGTGTAATTGAACAATTCTCGCGCTGGCACGCAATTGCAAGACAGACTGGAGCAGGCGGAGCGAGCCATCGCTCTACAGCAAATCCTCTAACCAACACACCTTTTCTCTCAGCATGCGGCAGGTTCGAAAGTTGCCTTACCGATAAAGCTGTCCGACAAAAGGAAGCACCTTCGCCCCCGCCTTAAGCTCTTCCAGATAGTCGCTCCACCATTGGGCCATCTGGACGCGCTCGTCCCAGTAATTGCCGCGATTGTAGATGCCCCGGATCGCGTTGCTGTCGCCATGGGCAAGCGCCCTCTCAATCGCGTCCGGATGCCACTTGCCGCTCTCGTTGAGGAAGGTCGAAGCGGTCGAGCGGAAGCCGTGTGCGGTCACCACATCGGGGCCGTAGCCCATCCGGCGCATTGCCTGGTTGATCGAGTTGTCGCTCATGTACTTCAGGTGCGATTGCTGTGCAGGAAACATCTTCTCGAAGCCGCCTGTGTGGCAATGCAGCTCGCGCAGCAGGAGCATCACCTGATCCGACAAGGGTACCGCGTGAAGCCGTCGTAGCTTGGTGCGCTCCGCAGGGATGTTCCAGATCCTTTGGCCCCAATCAATCTCCGACCATTGCCCCATTCGCATTTCGCCGGGTCGCGTCATGATGTGGGGCAGTATCTGCATGGCAATGCGGACCAAGGGCGTGCCTGTGAACTGGTCAATGTCGCGGAGCAACTGGCCGAACTTGTCGGGGTCCAGGATGGCCGCGCGATGGGTCACGATAGGTGTCGCCAAGGCGTCGCCTAGGTGGGCCGCTGGGTCGCTCTTGCAGAGCGAACAGGCGATCCCGTGCCGGAACACCCTGCTGGCCAGCGCGCGAGTTCTATTGGCGCTCTCACGGTGCCCTCTGCGTTCGATCTTCTTGAGGCTCTCGAGCACCTCGACCGGCTCGATGTCATTGATTGGACGCCGCCCGATGTCGGGCTCAAGTAGCGAGACATACCAGCGCGCTTTGCGGATGGTTGATTCTGCCTTCCCGCTGTCCACCATGCGCACTTTGATGAAGTCCTCGGCAACGCTCTTGAAGCTGTTCCCGGCATTCATGCGTGCAAGACGCTTCTTCCGCTTGCGCTCAAGTGTTGGATCGATTCCGTCGAGAACCTTGAGCCGCGCCACGTCCCTCCGCTTGCGCGCATCGGCGAGGGAGATGTCCGGCCATGCTCCCAGGGCCATCCGCTTTTCCCTTCCGGCTATGCGAAACTTGTATCGCCAGAGCTTCGAGCCGTTCGGAAACACCTCCAAATAGAGGCCTTTTGAGTCGGTTTTCCGAAATGACACGTTTTTGGGGCGTAACCTACGGATTTCTTGCGCTAAAATCGGCATTTGGGGGCATGACCTTTCTGGTTGGCTTTATGCCCCCTTTCATGCCCCCAAATGGTGATAGATGTGGGGGCATGACGCGGGACAAAGCGGGAACACCAGAAAGTAAGAAATACCCCAAAAACCGCTGAAAATCAACGGTTTCGGGACGATTTTGGAAGAAGCTCTGGTGCCGCTTACGTGACTCGAACACGTGACCCCATCATTACGAATGATGTGCTCTACCAACTGAGCTAAAGCGGCGCAGTCTCGCTTTTTGCGAGAGGGTGGAGGCCCGAGCCGGAATCGAACCGGCGTACACGGATTTGCAATCCGCTGCGTCACCACTCCGCCATCGGGCCGAGCCGCCCAAAATCAGGCGGATGCGGCGCACTAGCGATTCGTGCGGGTATTGGCAATCCACTGCGTCGCCTTTCGCGCAAATCAATTAGAAAAATCTGTACGGCTGAATCGCAAGTTTTTCTGAACGAGCGCACGCTTGCGCTCCGGCAGCCTTACGCAACGTCAATCTGGACCAAGCGCGCAGCACAAGGCAATAGAGCAGTCATGACAATTGCAAGCCTTCTTGAACCGATCACCGGAAATCCCGGCTCCATCCGCTTGGGCGATGCGCAAGAATGGATGCAAGGGCGCACACTTTACGGCGGCGCGTCGGCACTCGTCGCGTTCACAATGGCCAGGCGCGCGTTTCGCGATCTCCCTACCCTAAGGGCGGCGCAAATTGGTTTCGTCGCCCCGGTAGGAGAAGAGGTAACATTGACCGCCGAAATCCTTCGGCAAGGGCGTAATGTAACCCAGGTCCGTAGCGAAATTCACGGTGAAAAAGGCCTCGCCCTTACCGCCTTGTGGCTTTTCGCTGACGAACGCGAACCCAATGGCACGCACGAGGCAAAACCTCCCGAAGATTGGCCCGGTTTACCGGATGACAATCCGCCCGCTATGGCGGGTAAGGGCCCATCATTTATACAAAACAACTTTGAACTGCGTTATGGCCAAACCAAAGGCGAGGATCATGGCGCGACCGTCAGGCGCTGGGCGCGATTAACCGAAGAACACGCGCTTGATCCAGTGAGCAAGCTTGTCTTGATGGGAGACGTGATGCCTCCGGGGGCTATGCGGGCAATGCAGCGATTGGGGCCGATCAGCTCAATCAATTGGTCGTTCAACGTGCTCGACCCGCAAACGCAATCTGCAGGCGGATGGTATCTGGCAGAAAACGCCAGCCAGCACTTGGACAAGGGCTATTCTTCAGAGCGTTTGCGGATGTACGATATTGAAGGCCGTCAAGTGCTCGACGGCCTCCAGTCGGTTGCAATTTTCGGATAATGCGGCCGGGTTAGGCAACTTCAACGTCGTCAAACACTCCAGCGCGTTTTTGCATTGACGACATGACCGCCTCAATCTGGTTTTTAGTGCGGCTGATTTTGTCTTGTTCGACGCTTTCCATCATCAAGATGTCATCCGTCGAATTGTCGTGCATAGCAGCGTGGAGGCGCTTGGATGCACGGATCGCATCAGGGTTCTTGCCAGCGATTACCTCGGCCATCTCCATCGCTTTGGCCAATGGCTCGTCCTCAACGTAGGTTGCAAAGCCGAGCGATTGCGCCTCAGCACCTGAGAACTCGCGATTGGTATAGACAAGCTCGCGCAGCACATCATCACGCACAAGACCACGCCAAAGTGCATAGCCGGCCATATCGGGGACAAGCCCCCATTTCATCTCCATCACCGCCATGCGAGTTTCGGGGTGAACGATACGGATGTCAGCGCCGCTCGCGATCTGAAGACCGCCGCCGAAACATACGCCGTGGACCGCCGCGATGACGGGTACACCAAGGCGGCGCCATTGATAGGCCACTTCCTGATACTTGTTCGTATTGCCATGGGTGCGTGTCTCAAGGCTGCGACTGGTATCGCCTGAGGGATTGGTGAAATTGCTAAGGTCGATACCAGCACAAAAGGCGCGTCCATCACCTGAGAGGACAACAACCCTCACTCCTTTGGTGGCGTTAAGGCTTTGAGCTGCTTCGATCATTGCATCGAACATCGCCGGGTCAAGCGCGTTCATCTTGTCTGTACGAACAAACCGAACGTGCGCAACGCCGTTCTCAGAAAGCTCAATTACGACGCGATCATTGCTTGAAAGAATCTTGGCTGATGTGGTTTCAGCTTCTGGCATTCTCGTCTCTCCGTGAGGGTCATTTCTATCGAGAATGGTTTGGAGCAAGCGAGAGAAGCTGTCCAGTAATCAGTTTTGAAGCGCCACCCTTTCGTAGGTGAAGCCAGTTTGCTCGGGCCTAGGTCGAGCTTTCATATTCAGGATCGCCTGAATGAGCCAGATCAATCTCGCTTGGAGCCACGCTCAAATAATATCCGCCATCGGGGTGTGTCGCTACGATCCCGGAGAGACCAAGCGGCTCAAGCTTGCTGCGAATACGCGCGATATGGACCGCGACACTGTTGGTTTCCGGCTCGTAGTCAATACGCCAAACGTCAAACAGAAGCTGTCGCTTGGTCACACGCTGGCCCGGCTCTTCGGCAAGCCGCCAAAGCACCTCGAATTCTCGCGGGTGGAAGGCAAGCCAGCGATCATCCACGCGTCCGTCGCGATGGAAAAGGTCGAGCGTGACCTCTCCTGCATGACGGAAACGCGGAATCATTGTCCCGTTATCGGGAAAATACCGGTTGGCGACTTTCATATTCATGGATTGCCCCTGCACGCATTGAATAGACTGCACCTTGTGTAAAAATAAGATGGTCAAGCAGCTCAATATCGAGCGCCGATGCCACCTGCTCTAATCGCCGGGTCGAGACGATGTCAGATCGGCTCGGCCGGCACAGACCAGACGGATGGTTGTGAGCCACCACAATACCATGTGCGCGCAAACTGAGAGCCTTGGTAAAAAGCTCCCTCATGCGCAGAGACAAACAGTTTGCCCCCCCTGATCCCATAGGCGCATCGCCAAGATGCGATCGCCTTTCATCCACGAAAACAACGTGGAACCGCTCGGTTTCGAAGGGCCGCGTGATCACCATAGCCCTCAGAAAATCAATCGTAAAACTGTTGCTTGACGCCTTTACGCCCGTGCTGAAGGCAGATGCTCCCGGAGGCGGGCGTAGCCGCGAAGTGATGACCCGCTCAATCATTTGAGATCGTCTCGCCACGTGGGCTCTGGAGCTTGGTGCAAACTGAGCTCACCGGGCAAATCTCGTGTTTTCGCAGCGAGAAAAGCAGAGCCTCGGCCCACTCTCCAATCGCGATATTCACCGAACCTGCGTTTTCGAACAACGTGCCGCCCAAGCCCAAGCGCCAATAGCAACAGTTGAAGCCAGCCGGGCACTGCGACCATCGTCACATAAGCGACTGGAGAGATAGCCTCAACCAGCCCGCGCGCGAGGTGCGCTGTCATTGCAAGCACCTGCATTGCTGCGATCAATAAGGTGTAATTTCGATTGGCGTAAAGGGCGATTGCGATCCAGCAAATGAGCGCCGCGCTATCAGCGACCGCAGAGAAGGCATCAACCTCATCAACGCTAATGTAGGTGCCTGTCAGGGAACGATAAATATTATGCGCGACTTCAAAAAGAACGAGCCACACCAGCGCAACCGCCCTCTCTGGTCCAGCGCCCCAAACCAGTGCTGCAATACAAACAGCCCAGGCAAGGATGTCCTGAATATAGGCGCGTGAATCAGAGAGAAGCAGGTCGGTCATAGAAGCGCCAGTCTATGCGTTCTCACGCTCTAATGGCTGGGCATCGGCAGGCGCATTGTCGGCTTCAAGGATTTCGGTGGGAACCCCTTCGTCCGGACCAAGTGTTGTACGTGCCACCTTGCTCAGTTCATCGTGGACCCGAAGCAGGCTGGTCGACATACTCATTGCCTGTGATTCAGCTTGAGTGAGACGCATCAAAGCGCGCTGGCCGGTGTCGACATTTACATTCGGGTTCTGGCGCGCAGCAAGCATGGCTTGCTTCAGGCGTGCAAAAGCAATCATTGATTCGTCAGCAAGAGCTTCAGCCTCTCGAACCAGTTTTTTAAGATTGTGTGCGTCAGCGAGGATGCGATCCGTCATTTTTAGGTCTCCACGCTTCGCCCTGCCCGTCAGGAGAAGCCTGCTTCACTATCCGGGACGGCGGCCCGTCCATCCAACGCCTCGCTGATTGTCACGGCGGCTGTCACGGTCAATACCAAGGCAGCCAAAAAGCCAAACGCTATCCCAACAATCGCCACGAGACGCCACCAGACAGCGTATTCGCCATCGAGCGCCCGGGGGACAACCGTTGGTTCGCCGGGGCGCAGCCAAGGCGCCTCTTCAACCATGGACGAGACATCGCGTATCACGAGTTCGCCCGGGTCATCCTGCGCTGTTGGATCGTCGATCAGGGCCATGATGGGGACCTGATTTTTACTGTATACAGATTCGC from Erythrobacter sp. SCSIO 43205 includes these protein-coding regions:
- a CDS encoding integrase arm-type DNA-binding domain-containing protein is translated as MPILAQEIRRLRPKNVSFRKTDSKGLYLEVFPNGSKLWRYKFRIAGREKRMALGAWPDISLADARKRRDVARLKVLDGIDPTLERKRKKRLARMNAGNSFKSVAEDFIKVRMVDSGKAESTIRKARWYVSLLEPDIGRRPINDIEPVEVLESLKKIERRGHRESANRTRALASRVFRHGIACSLCKSDPAAHLGDALATPIVTHRAAILDPDKFGQLLRDIDQFTGTPLVRIAMQILPHIMTRPGEMRMGQWSEIDWGQRIWNIPAERTKLRRLHAVPLSDQVMLLLRELHCHTGGFEKMFPAQQSHLKYMSDNSINQAMRRMGYGPDVVTAHGFRSTASTFLNESGKWHPDAIERALAHGDSNAIRGIYNRGNYWDERVQMAQWWSDYLEELKAGAKVLPFVGQLYR
- a CDS encoding acyl-CoA thioesterase II; translation: MTIASLLEPITGNPGSIRLGDAQEWMQGRTLYGGASALVAFTMARRAFRDLPTLRAAQIGFVAPVGEEVTLTAEILRQGRNVTQVRSEIHGEKGLALTALWLFADEREPNGTHEAKPPEDWPGLPDDNPPAMAGKGPSFIQNNFELRYGQTKGEDHGATVRRWARLTEEHALDPVSKLVLMGDVMPPGAMRAMQRLGPISSINWSFNVLDPQTQSAGGWYLAENASQHLDKGYSSERLRMYDIEGRQVLDGLQSVAIFG
- a CDS encoding crotonase/enoyl-CoA hydratase family protein, whose product is MPEAETTSAKILSSNDRVVIELSENGVAHVRFVRTDKMNALDPAMFDAMIEAAQSLNATKGVRVVVLSGDGRAFCAGIDLSNFTNPSGDTSRSLETRTHGNTNKYQEVAYQWRRLGVPVIAAVHGVCFGGGLQIASGADIRIVHPETRMAVMEMKWGLVPDMAGYALWRGLVRDDVLRELVYTNREFSGAEAQSLGFATYVEDEPLAKAMEMAEVIAGKNPDAIRASKRLHAAMHDNSTDDILMMESVEQDKISRTKNQIEAVMSSMQKRAGVFDDVEVA
- a CDS encoding winged helix-turn-helix domain-containing protein encodes the protein MNMKVANRYFPDNGTMIPRFRHAGEVTLDLFHRDGRVDDRWLAFHPREFEVLWRLAEEPGQRVTKRQLLFDVWRIDYEPETNSVAVHIARIRSKLEPLGLSGIVATHPDGGYYLSVAPSEIDLAHSGDPEYESST
- a CDS encoding JAB domain-containing protein, which produces MIERVITSRLRPPPGASAFSTGVKASSNSFTIDFLRAMVITRPFETERFHVVFVDERRSHLGDAPMGSGGANCLSLRMRELFTKALSLRAHGIVVAHNHPSGLCRPSRSDIVSTRRLEQVASALDIELLDHLIFTQGAVYSMRAGAIHEYESRQPVFSR